A genomic window from Artemia franciscana chromosome 14, ASM3288406v1, whole genome shotgun sequence includes:
- the LOC136035230 gene encoding uncharacterized protein LOC136035230 has product MLKIAIFLGFLILKGYARQCGPMPNDIYIPKGEKRSLNFWVTKEEVGETIVESKSSTLARIETTTEIRENTTIRKQIEIIGSDEAKVSTTSEVETVSLPGEMPPTTKLPPLTLKISAPSLIHIHAVEENSASSDTDQLNNQHKAQLPNIQIVAAVAVEEQTTLAATISDKQATLGLTEVSAAVEEQTTESGTVVAVEVQTTLAATILDKQTALGSTEAAAAVEEQTAESVIVTADQQTTEAAAVQDSTSEPVVDQTTLLEDKPKTEPEFPLILDTISESSTEPTTAFYTVSEIDSGVTTPTEGLISASNLVTKSSVVEVIGGVKILDGSNKTQSSIVKLTASNTSLKAESVVNIESEFEKQMDEYELEVSTPSNIPFYEDLEFDAAIKNKSELIKEDEIELAPGISDIINKTDVQSSIKISDSNYHKSQVEKVVDLITTANQKEFNNTQTEGNVPHNQSFNLLETSKNTTFDGHLQDTTGVHDVITVTEEMMTVTNPSSLEIFEDLPSSDKPYFKHEKTDKNDTDKRIGVVIKDRHPLEPADSLDVRVHTETSIVPFISVTTTRSTTAVAKEETIDLISERIDIENENQKVTEVESTPSFEDVTEQVIGIPSINDTLIIDEELSEIIGNNGTEIFQNDYDAPPELVTQPLDEQMVELTEDLPFSPVDCQTEPNIGAEIPSDYEFIFDNPLNFVKPSRFDENILTTEFDSFEATESILQKIDFEGSGDVQNVRRDALDFDIEEKFANNEQVIYLGEQDIINDDTRETSHNSESLETINKVLEVISDDDSGDSSQVSVEEGEDRIIPSIVRNSDFPMPAVSLSKIEKEKILDQVASVNRLAESVAQSKEEKITPIEVSEAPWERKPFDSPLPSVLQSLFNFLGGSRKSQIETKSIVRNKVKSPSINQTPNSSPATDQLSENLGSSFAKRILEVQSTSNEIRTQAQHIVTNPPTTTNARVVSMDKGTAIIRPHSNLGLNSDELRRLKLGVKSSSRSWATIDQGYKEQGRFNRGDSDGESRSDNFKRFLGSLPYPLRMAMLKGIPGTSSRSMRSSLREDPVECDWRIRVSHVFLNCLVANNAIPSFWKYSKKKSVASQKLPHDYHTKKEKNMVCLVVQGGAF; this is encoded by the exons ATGTTGAAAATCGCGATATTCCTTGGCTTTCTCATTTTAAAAG GTTATGCTAGGCAATGCGGCCCAATGCCAAATGACATATACATCCCCAAAGGCGAAAAACGAAGCCTCAATTTTTGGGTCACAAAAGAGGAGGTAGGCGAAACCATAGTGGAATCCAAGAGTTCGACTTTGGCGAGGATCGAAACAACAACCGAg ATTCGAGAAAACACCACCATtcgaaaacaaattgaaattataGGAAGTGACGAAGCGAAAGTGTCAACAacgagtgaagttgaaactgttTCCTTACCAG gggaaatGCCTCCGACCACGAAGTTGCCACCGTTGACTTTGAAAATATCAGCTCCAAGCCTCATACACATTCATGCAGTTGAAGAGAATTCAGCATCTTCTGACACTGACCAGTTAAACAATCAGCATAAGGCACAACTTCCTAATATTCAAATTGTGGCTGCTGTGGCAGTTGAAGAGCAAACCACATTAGCAGCTACAATTTCAGATAAGCAAGCCACTTTAGGATTGACAGAGGTTTCTGCTGCAGTTGAAGAGCAAACCACTGAATCAGGGACAGTGGTTGCTGTTGAAGTACAAACCACATTAGCAGCTACAATTCTAGATAAGCAAACTGCTTTAGGATCGACAGAGGCTGCTGCTGCAGTTGAAGAACAGACCGCTGAATCAGTGATAGTCACTGCCGATCAACAAACCACCGAAGCAGCTGCAGTGCAAGATAGCACTAGTGAGCCAGTTGTTGACCAAACTACACTGCTTGAAGATAAACCTAAAACAGAACCGGAATTTCCACTTATCCTTGATACTATCTCAGAATCAAGCACTGAGCCAACAACGGCATTTTATACAGTGTCTGAGATTGATAGTGGTGTAACAACTCCGACAGAAGGACTTATTTCAGCTAGTAATCTTGTAACTAAGTCATCCGTGGTTGAAGTGATTGGTGGTGTGAAAATTTTGGATGGCTCCAATAAGACTCAGTCATCCATTGTAAAACTCACGGCCAGCAATACATCATTAAAAGCTGAAAGTGTAGTAAACATTGAAAgtgaatttgaaaaacaaatggatGAGTATGAGTTGGAAGTGAGCACCCCCTCAAATATTCCTTTTTACGAAGATTTAGAATTTGATGCcgctattaaaaataaatcagagCTGATAAAGGAAGATGAAATTGAACTAGCTCCAGGTATTTCTGACATAATTAACAAAACAGATGTTCAATCCAGTATAAAAATATCTGACAGCAATTATCACAAGTCTCAGGTTGAAAAAGTCGTGGATCTGATCACTACAGCAAATCAGAAAGAATTTAATAACACTCAGACTGAAGGCAATGTCCCGCATAATCAATCTTTTAATTTGCTTGAGACATCAAAAAACACTACGTTTGATGGACATTTACAAGACACGACAGGTGTCCATGATGTAATTACAGTTACAGAAGAAATGATGACTGTTACTAATCCTTCAAGCTTAGAGATTTTTGAGGATTTGCCATCTAGTGACAAGCCATattttaaacatgaaaaaactgataaaaatgaTACAGATAAACGTATTGGAGTTGTAATAAAAGATAGACATCCCTTAGAGCCAGCTGATTCTTTGGATGTGAGGGTGCATACAGAAACCTCTATTGTCCCTTTTATCTCTGTAACAACAACCAGAAGCACAACCGCTGTAGCTAAAGAAGAAACTATAGACTTAATCAGTGAGAGAATTGATAtcgaaaatgaaaaccaaaaggTGACAGAAGTAGAAAGCACGCCATCTTTCGAAGATGTGACAGAGCAAGTGATAGGGATACCGTCGATTAATGATACATTAATTATAGATGAAGAACTGAGTGAAATTATTGGTAATAATGGTACAGAGATATTTCAAAATGATTATGATGCTCCGCCAGAGCTTGTCACTCAGCCTTTAGATGAGCAGATGGTTGAGCTAACGGAAGATCTGCCCTTTTCACCAGTTGATTGCCAGACCGAACCAAATATTGGGGCTGAAATTCCCAGTGactatgaatttatttttgataatccaTTGAATTTTGTTAAGCCAAGCCGTTTCGACGAGAATATTCTCACAACCGAATTTGATAGTTTCGAAGCTACGGAATCAATTTTGCAGAAGATTGACTTTGAAGGCTCTGGGGACGTTCAAAACGTCCGACGTGACGCATTAGATTTTGATATTGAAGAAAAGTTTGCTAATAATGAGCAAGTAATTTATCTAGGTGAGCAAGATATAATTAATGACGATACAAGAGAAACAAGTCATAATAGTGAATCACTAGAAACTATAAATAAGGTCTTGGAGGTCATCTCAGATGATGACTCTGGTGATTCAAGCCAAGTTTCTGTAGAAGAAGGCGAGGATAGAATTATACCAAGCATAgttagaaattctgattttccTATGCCTGCAGTTAGTTTAAGCaaaatagaaaaggaaaaaatattagaCCAGGTAGCATCAGTGAATAGATTAGCAGAGTCTGTTGCGCaatcaaaagaagagaaaattacCCCCATCGAGGTTTCAGAGGCTCCATGGGAGCGAAAGCCTTTTGATTCACCCCTACCATCAGTTTTACAGtccttatttaattttctaggGGGGagcagaaagagtcaaattgaAACTAAGTCTATTGTGCGAAACAAAGTGAAATCTCCTTCGATCAACCAAACTCCAAACTCATCGCCAGCCACTGATCAACTGTCTGAAAACCTAGGATCCTCTTTCGCAAAGCGTATTCTAGAAGTTCAGTCAACCTCAAATGAAATTCGTACTCAGGCTCAGCATATTGTAACTAACCCACCAACAACTACTAATGCCCGAGTCGTGTCGATGGATAAAGGAACGGCGATTATAAGGCCTCATAGCAATCTTGGATTGAACTCGGATGAGTTGCGACGTCTAAAGCTAGGGGTAAAGTCCAGCTCTCGTTCTTGGGCTACAATTGATCAGGGCTATAAAGAACAAGGCAGATTTAATAGAGGTGATTCAGACGGAGAGTCCAGGAGTGACAACTTTAAAAG ATTCTTGGGATCTTTACCATATCCACTTCGAATGGCAATGCTCAAAGGTATACCAGGAACCAGCTCAAGGAGTATGCGTTCCTCTCTCAGAGAAGACCCTGTAGAGTGTGACTGGAGAATAAGAGTAAGTCATGTGTTTTTGAATTGCTTAGTAGCAAATAATGCAATACCAAGCTTCTGGAAATATTCGAAAAAGAAATCAGTAGCAAGCCAAAAGTTACCACACGATTACCAtacgaaaaaagagaaaaacatggtttgtcttgttgttcaaggtggggcgttttaa